A genome region from Fusarium musae strain F31 chromosome 5, whole genome shotgun sequence includes the following:
- a CDS encoding hypothetical protein (EggNog:ENOG41), whose amino-acid sequence MRLSSFLLAACASSAFGQFNHNFKRFTNSSIPATTTSGSVPSSIDTSASTTSSTAPSSAPISLGTAQLGAGASYTTALDGSAAVSLFIRNGVATFRLVPFLASFAGLRVFVVFSILVRPPPRGLKRQVFEGCSLEVQLDGQSIYQQVMTDTGGSELGQRSNPVRLNAEGRPDLQYFLTCGSDAVEVVVSHLSFDQAGDDAETTPIAPLPTGTETPGVSNTNSDGFTTNSNGETIFPTGTNSAGFTTNSNGETVFPPSTNSAGFTTNSNGETVFPPSTNSAGFTTNSNGETIFPTETATGTEDQTSAPTATSPAGFPDSIDAFALFGCVGSVDGFPTFELAQSDTSMDLDQCSTLCQGRAYFGVYDTDCYCGDEIDGEETARTELDSCDIECPGDVSQFCGGDSQRRRMHRRQTIPSDRLLTVYVAAGGQTEIVTDEVTRTITDQSTFITTIATTVAGPATTATERVVYIFVEADCGACNGQWVYIPEVCDCQGGFQYVPYFCFGGSCSGKTVYKSEECHDWWNHKDFFIPADCEECSGGEIIYKPWENSWGTPENCKPEEIPACEGHRCPAVYPSNNKGHNGGGSSDHGSSYQPDKHHGGSDSGSKGGFDSGAKGGSDSGSSYDGHSKGSDNKGSDNKGSDDNGSKGNTPECIGDHCTGPYGGESNSKPGDSHEPSGGDSHGEPAPGGKPSDVPMVVSGAGKQVTSLFALLAAIVPALL is encoded by the exons ATGCGTTTGTCCTCGTTCCTCCTCGCGGCATGTGCCTCGAGCGCATTCGGGCAGTTCAACCACAATTTCAAGAGATTCACAAACTCCAGTATTCCTGCCACAACGACTTCTGGCTCTGTTCCCAGTTCAATTGATACCAGTGCTTCTACGACTAGTAGCACTGCCCCATCCTCGGCACCCATCTCTCTTGGAACAGCCCAGCTTGGTGCAGGTGCTAGCTACACCACTGCACTTGATGGTTCTGCGGCAGT CTCTCTCTTCATCCGAAATGGAGTTGCTACATTCAGACTCGTGCCCTTCCTAGCCAGCTTCGCAGGCCTCCGTGTCTTTGTCGTCTTCAGTATCCTCGTCAGGCCTCCCCCAAGAGGTCTTAAGCGTCAAGTGTTCGAAGGATGTAGCCTCGAGGTTCAGTTAGACGGCCAAAGCATCTACCAGCAAGTGATGACCGACACTGGAGGATCAGAGCTTGGACAGAGGAGCAACCCTGTCAGGCTCAACGCTGAAGGTCGCCCTGATCTCCAATACTTCCTGACTTGCGGCTCCGATGcagttgaggttgttgtttCTCATCTTTCTTTCGACCAAGCTGGCGATGATGCAGAGACCACACCTATTGCGCCCCTCCCAACCGGTACTGAAACCCCAGGAGTCTCTAACACTAACTCTGACGGATTTACTACCAATTCTAACGGTGAAACTATCTTCCCCACTGGAACTAACTCCGCTGGTTTCACTACGAATTCTAACGGAGAAACTGTTTTCCCTCCTAGCACGAACTCGGCTGGCTTCACTACCAACTCCAACGGTGAAACTGTCTTCCCTCCTAGCACTAACTCCGCCGGCTTCACCACAAACTCAAACGGAGAGACCATCTTTCCCACTGAAACTGCAACTGGCACTGAGGATCAAACTTCCGCTCCAACTGCTACCTCTCCCGCTGGTTTCCCTGACTCCATTGATGCTTTCGCCCTTTTTGGCTGTGTCGGATCTGTTGATGGCTTCCCTACTTTCGAACTTGCTCAATCAGATACCTCCATGGATCTGGATCAGTGCTCTACTCTCTGCCAAGGTCGAGCCTACTTTGGTGTCTATGATAC TGACTGCTACTGTGGTGACGAGATTGATGGCGAGGAAACAGCCCGCACTGAACTGGATTCCTGCGACATCGAGTGCCCCGGCGATGTTAGTCAGTTCTGCGGTGGTGATTCTCAGCGTCGCAGGATGCACCGTCGCCAGACCATTCCTTCCGATCGCCTCCTTACTGTTTATGTCGCTGCTGGTGGTCAAACTGAAATTGTCACTGATGAAGTCACTCGAACCATCACTGATCAGTCAACCTTTATCACGACCATTGCCACTACAGTTGCTGGACCCGCCACCACTGCTACCGAGCGAGTAGTATACATCTTTGTTGAAGCTGACTGCGGCGCCTGCAACGGCCAGTGGGTCTACATCCCTGAGGTTTGTGACTGCCAGGGCGGTTTCCAGTATGTTCCCTACTTCTGCTTCGGAGGCAGCTGCTCTGGAAAGACTGTGTACAAGTCTGAGGAATGTCACGATTGGTGGAACCACAAGGACTTCTTTATCCCGGCTGACTGTGAGGAATGTTCCGGTGGAGAGATTATATACAAGCCTTGGGAGAATTCTTGGGGTACACCTGAGAACTGCAAACCCGAGGAGATCCCTGCTTGTGAGGGACATAGGTGCCCTGCTGTTTaccccagcaacaacaagggTCATAACGGTGGTGGTAGCAGTGATCACGGTAGCAGCTACCAGCCTGACAAGCACCATGGAGGTTCCGACAGTGGTTCTAAGGGTGGTTTCGACAGTGGCGCCAAGGGTGGCTCCGACAGTGGCTCCAGCTACGACGGCCACAGCAAGGGCTCGGACAACAAGGGCTCGGACAATAAGGGCTCAGACGACAATGGCTCAAAGGGCAATACTCCCGAGTGCATTGGAGATCACTGCACTGGACCATACGGTGGCGA